A section of the Caballeronia sp. M1242 genome encodes:
- a CDS encoding branched-chain amino acid ABC transporter permease → MQRKVLYALLLVALIAVPFAGVYPVFMMKVLCFALFAAAFNLLIGYTGLLSFGHAMFLSSAGYTAGYAIQTLGFTPELGIVLGTAVATLLGVIVGLLAIRRQGIYFAMVTLALAQMVYFVFLQAPFTHGEDGLQGVPRGKLFGVLDLSSDVTLYYVVLVLMLLAFALIVRIVHSPFGQVLIAIKENEPRAVSLGYDTARYKLLAFVLSAGLAGLAGATKTLVLGFETLGDAYWTMSGLVVLMTLVGGMSTMFGPLLGAAIIVALEDRLGDIGAGIAKVTGVAWFNSLGESVTIVTGIIFIACVLAFRRGIVGEIVARVRPLQG, encoded by the coding sequence ATGCAGAGAAAAGTGCTCTACGCGCTGTTGCTGGTCGCGTTGATCGCGGTGCCGTTCGCGGGCGTGTATCCGGTCTTCATGATGAAGGTGCTCTGCTTCGCGCTCTTCGCGGCGGCGTTCAACTTGCTGATCGGCTATACGGGCTTGCTGTCGTTCGGGCACGCGATGTTTCTGTCGAGCGCGGGCTACACGGCGGGCTATGCGATCCAGACGCTCGGCTTCACGCCCGAGCTCGGCATCGTGCTCGGCACGGCGGTCGCCACGCTGCTCGGCGTGATCGTCGGACTGCTCGCGATCCGGCGGCAAGGCATCTATTTCGCGATGGTCACGCTCGCGCTCGCGCAGATGGTTTACTTCGTGTTCCTGCAAGCGCCCTTCACGCACGGCGAGGACGGCTTGCAAGGCGTGCCGCGCGGCAAACTGTTCGGCGTCCTCGATTTGAGCAGCGACGTCACGCTCTATTACGTCGTGCTCGTGTTGATGCTGCTCGCATTCGCGCTGATCGTGCGCATCGTGCATTCGCCTTTTGGGCAGGTGCTGATCGCGATCAAGGAGAACGAGCCGCGCGCGGTCTCGCTCGGTTACGACACCGCGCGTTACAAGCTGCTCGCGTTCGTGTTGTCGGCGGGGCTCGCCGGTCTTGCGGGCGCGACGAAGACGCTGGTGCTCGGCTTCGAAACGCTCGGCGATGCGTACTGGACGATGTCCGGCCTCGTCGTGCTGATGACGCTCGTCGGCGGCATGAGCACGATGTTCGGACCGCTGCTCGGCGCAGCGATCATCGTGGCGCTGGAAGACCGGCTCGGTGATATCGGCGCGGGCATCGCGAAGGTGACGGGTGTCGCGTGGTTCAACTCGCTCGGCGAGTCGGTGACCATCGTGACGGGCATCATCTTCATTGCGTGCGTGCTGGCGTTCAGGCGCGGCATCG
- a CDS encoding branched-chain amino acid ABC transporter permease — protein MEIFGIPLAAMMSQLLLGLVNGSFYAILSLGLAVIFGLLNVINFAHGALFMLGAMLAWMGYSYFNVPYWAMLLLAPIIVGLLGVVIERSMLRWLYKLDHLYGLLLTFGLTLVIEGVFRSIYGSSGQPYDVPSLLSGATNLGFMFLPNYRAWVVVASLVVCFATWFVIEKTRIGAYLRAGTENPKLVEAFGVNVPLMITLTYGFGVALAAFAGVLAAPVIQVSPLMGQSMIITVFAVVVIGGMGSIMGSILTGLLLGVIEGFTRVFYPEASATVVFVIMALVLLVRPAGLFGKEK, from the coding sequence ATGGAAATATTCGGCATCCCGCTCGCCGCGATGATGAGCCAGTTGCTGCTCGGACTGGTGAACGGTTCGTTCTACGCGATCCTGAGTCTCGGGCTCGCGGTGATCTTCGGCTTGCTCAACGTCATCAACTTCGCGCACGGCGCGCTCTTCATGCTGGGCGCCATGCTCGCGTGGATGGGCTATTCGTACTTCAACGTCCCGTATTGGGCGATGCTGCTGCTCGCGCCGATCATCGTCGGCTTGCTGGGCGTGGTCATCGAGCGATCCATGCTGCGCTGGCTGTACAAGCTGGACCATTTATACGGGCTCCTGCTGACTTTCGGCCTGACGCTCGTGATCGAAGGCGTGTTCCGTTCCATCTACGGTTCGTCGGGCCAGCCGTACGACGTGCCGTCGCTCTTGTCCGGCGCGACGAATCTCGGCTTCATGTTCCTGCCGAACTATCGCGCGTGGGTCGTGGTGGCGTCGCTTGTCGTGTGTTTCGCGACGTGGTTCGTCATCGAGAAGACGCGCATCGGCGCGTATCTGCGCGCGGGCACGGAGAACCCGAAGCTCGTCGAGGCGTTCGGCGTCAACGTGCCGCTGATGATCACGCTGACCTACGGCTTCGGCGTCGCGCTCGCGGCGTTCGCAGGCGTGCTGGCCGCGCCGGTCATTCAGGTGTCGCCGCTCATGGGCCAGTCGATGATCATCACCGTGTTCGCGGTCGTGGTGATCGGCGGCATGGGCTCGATCATGGGCTCGATTCTCACGGGCCTGCTGCTCGGCGTGATCGAAGGCTTCACGCGCGTGTTCTATCCGGAAGCGTCCGCGACGGTCGTCTTCGTCATCATGGCGCTGGTGCTGCTCGTGCGCCCGGCGGGACTCTTCGGCAAGGAAAAATGA